A stretch of the Theileria equi strain WA chromosome 1, complete sequence genome encodes the following:
- a CDS encoding hypothetical protein (encoded by transcript BEWA_031990A) has product MSPNMLYSDMKQNNVWPYNYSNESNTDNNGGLTYNIEHAQADNIQSQLDQYGRDDLYSNFGSKAPNTHTTDILHDTITQNIYNDGTNLIAGEGYNIYPKDDINHDACKNLASNTKYDYENCVEDGKKDLNRSNFEDVNDGNVGIDLTSHNYQADTHMRWNDNYPVVTQENTDSTCSYMANEALPYYDKSTNGFQHESNLGKVDAYINKTFQNHFNNYATGNDQRDSFRENINLTQLFSVPQNNYLAYDPNPQYVWNNNIGLGLNSQISASDPWGNYCLGATYNNENANHQRSAQIGDSNRVDLYDMVHDPYSTGYFGNTMTRKNYCHRNPYPNQHDYASSANGIPGSQNMARCVNTSDIYPVVDSNSLGGNIDEFDFYNKYQSQYNNQAGLSHGYYNNHAQKPMQKFSQKSMNYNDTNAVRTTGDEALENVLYRGNLKKIDLTNIDFIGMSDKLWQTLKGAGMFKLGNKGRAILKSKISKYLKMHPEMRMRAGCISGVRRATTRQLFQLAQICQITSHLK; this is encoded by the exons ATGTCACCAAATATGCTATATTCTGACATGAAACAAAACAATGTTTGGCCGTACAATTATTCAAATGAGTCTAATACAGATAATAACGGTGGATTAACGTACAATATAGAACACGCCCAAGCAGATAACATCCAATCACAACTAGATCAATATGGCAGAGACGATCTATACTCAAATTTTGGCTCCAAAGCACCTAATACACATACAACTGATATTCTTCATGACACAATCACGCAGAATATCTACAACGATGGAACTAACTTAATTGCTGGTGAAGGGTACAAcatttatccaaaggatgatatTAATCATGatgcatgcaaaaatttAGCCTCTAATACAAAATACGATTATGAGAATTGTGttgaagatggaaaaaaaGATTTAAATAGGTCAAATTTTGAGGATGTGAACGATGGTAATGTGGGTATAGATCTGACTTCACACAACTACCAAGCAGACACACATATGCGGTGGAATGACAATTACCCGGTTGTAACACAAGAAAATACAGATTCAACATGCAGTTACATGGCTAATGAAGCACTGCCTTATTACGACAAGTCGACAAACGGCTTTCAACATGAATCAAACTTGGGGAAAGTGGACGCTTATATCAATAAAACATTTCAGAACCATTTCAATAATTATGCAACGGGGAACGATCAACGTGATAGCTTTAgggaaaatataaatttaacGCAGTTGTTTAGTGTCCCTCAAAATAACTATCTGGCTTATGACCCTAATCCCCAGTATGTTTGGAACAACAATATTGGATTAGGACTGAATAGTCAGATTTCCGCATCTGATCCTTGGGGAAATTATTGTCTAGGTGCAACATACAATAATGAAAATGCTAATCATCAGCGCTCAGCACAGATAGGGGATTCTAACCGAGTAGACTTGTATGATATGGTGCATGATCCTTATTCAACTGGATATTTTGGTAATACGATGACACGTAAAAATTACTGCCACAGGAACCCTTATCCTAATCAGCACGATTATGCTTCAAGTGCAAATGGGATACCAGGTTCGCAAAATATGGCTCGTTGTGTAAATACTTCAGATATATACCCAGTTGTAGATTCCAATTCGCTCGGAGGTAATATAGATGAATTTGATTTTTACAACAAATATCAATCACAATACAATAACCAGGCTGGATTATCTCACGGATATTATAATAACCATGCTCAGAAACCCATGCAAAAATTTTCTCAAAAATCTATGAATTACAATGATACTAATGCTGTTAGAACCACTGGTGATGAGGCGTTGGAGAATGTATTGTACAGAGGTAACTTGAAGAAGATAGATTTGACAAACATTGATTTTATTGGAATGAGTGACAAACTTTGGCAGACCCTTAAGGGCGCAGGAATGTTTAAATTGGGTAACAAGGGACGAGCTATTCTTAAATCCAAGATTTCAAAATATCTAAAGATGCATCCTGAAATGCGAATGAG GGCTGGTTGCATTTCTGGAGTTAGAAGAGCAACTACTAGACAGTTGTTTCAACTGGCACAG ATTTGTCAAATAACATCCCATTTAAAGTAG
- a CDS encoding hypothetical protein (encoded by transcript BEWA_032000A), translating to MEFNYLERICDGPDPVTVTTKEEEDVTEVVTEPAPQIQLDWKIREGKGRRGIRIIKQNPPAIKKILESVPLGEDEDVMSIVGIPRKKRPDLPPMIYARLYGIPGKNIFTYELDKPKPHQRLAEHIGAGMIPLQGTSAPIKGIRRINKAFNGSLEDSLLPQINCVANKCGKAIINKAHISQLDDSLVAKSCERLVPQPRRHFEIKGNIGANLVPLYSVRKSQRRHYCFETRSLLEALQDSESG from the exons ATGGAGTTTAATTATCTGGAACGAAT ATGTGATGGTCCAGACCCTGTTACCGTCACGACgaaggaggaagaagatgttaCTGAAGTAGTGACCGAGCCAGCTCCACAG ATTCAACTGGACTGGAAAAtaagagaaggaaaaggtaGAAGAGGTATCAGGATTATTAAACAAAATCCACCTGCAATAAAAAAAATACTAGAATCCGTCCCACTTGGggaggatgaggatgtcATGTCTATTGTTGGTATTCCGAGGAAAAAGCGACCAGACTTACCGCCAATGATCTATGCCAGACTCTATGGAATTCCCGGCAAGAACATTTTTACCTATGAGCTTGACAAGCCAAAGCCACACCAACGTCTTGCAGAACACATTGGA GCTGGGATGATTCCGTTACAAGGTACAAGCGCCCCAATTAAAGGTATTAGACGGATAAATAAGGCATTTAATGGATCTTTGGAG GATTCATTGTTGCCACAAATCAACTGTGTCGCGAATAAATGCGGCAAAGCCATTATTAACAAGGCTCACATATCGCAGCTAGAC GATTCACTGGTGGCTAAAAGTTGTGAACGTCTGGTTCCTCAACCGCGCAGACACTTTGAAATTAAAGGCAACATTGGG GCAAATTTGGTTCCTCTATACAGTGTACGCAAATCCCAACGAAGACACTACTGTTTTGAGACTAGGTCGCTCCTTGAGG CATTGCAAGACTCTGAGTCAGGTTAG
- a CDS encoding hypothetical protein (encoded by transcript BEWA_031980A), with protein MKLEEVLNIIEVSDDDVEVTDNTSTTDNKKTRLNYSQIIDDFFSDTTSDDSDSLGITDTESTSANISTSLLGEEIHAITDDIKGNSIANSPKEVLLSPKSPQVELNNVTNKNDESSDFDTETLEKCQCNIDTETLVNQLCESCGPLFDYVKYGVKTKLHDWDNVHKLHFIHNIGSLNSCSTPVSNKDDSTTDPQIGIDEDVSNISQVFLKSLGLPCATLEDGPKNKLEIKFRHTLSKPLEELKIFEYGLFPLENVYRLNSSGSEIIISCIASSTDSLIVGTTHGSVFITDLSSYNAERQFGSYNEQETFDSKPCSATWYEIDSQKDVSVTSLDILPNTNWATIGYSNGTVKLIQNSKTPWLDKSYSTTKGEDDLRKDDVPNQQSNSKSLGMMANAVSSAFSGLKKSTTHAVCSTRVFDNAVMISKFTFDDSCEEIICCNKKSVAILTYSKTVLSHSLNVNHLQSLNNRLADSDRILDIVCLSSNPQSKFVTGTAVGGVSAILTLKSCIILSSRPKLSVLFTVSLDKLFNKVMPIDGINVIPSVTWLIFNNGKRNVNPLLLISVGNRVRFILCTTQNAKNAPLLNCANLGTLSFPSKIRYIHMVTRLMFAIMDVDKVLHIVQINLLANPIYYDVIRSVDLNELSINMGLDTEKYGENWIYDIVGNITVHSKTVKMIAKGYKKFANLVADLFQGKKAEASFDLKNISLLVSTPLGIFNIEINSWIKVIGELVASKLFSEAIAIIVALSEEIIPGLFDFTAFKTNISQLLLYTLHQASAHIIKLVKFMNDTQSLSPNLSLDEITNITESDHNWKVKVKTDVENQIKILCNSMIDGCILLQLYDPLNKLVFRCFSTIKLEHIFVKSILLNFYQNRANLTHLDSQVLESILDTYDNVLDYIVDKCMIDIENAEDLILFLDEMNLGGSTVCLSQKEASDIWKSSGLSGYNQLDPILLIYNILSNNLVSMQLFCFKNKILIDANKALCRLSKHHLWHALMYCQSDMAEDISVLMNIYISEALDKCRSIGTTVLSPDTSVTSSIDLSNTIEYNPLLYIVPFETSEKRFIIRVLFLTLNTFLTFGNSGMETKLTTEYYRNIISFLLSSSSQEVNVELPITSKFVYATRVPQLKDVKFDYSNFGNERFGYDPRTIDDTFIMYNLMVLSPRLLFVCFANLFINCDEYFESNEATIGSKIETFNFFLSNIIPCIYKLESSVDDSNQSIEFIRNIKTMLAILILGTTIFTENFFLDHRTQTLAIHSLLDLNKYHKNAVVVNDISCSSSELTNTEGFFNNRSYHNIFSKKKGESTNLRDIVLKMYLTEDTLELLTSYIQRSIYFIYSTIDRNMNLSDDSNFINIMEICKNFTCMAKTKNIKLLLCEVSAKFESIFKDYGSSGEPSSVFLYIEKLIEYMKMDTGSSFSPENVTQLLISDVNFRKKVVIAVMDNLPMLINLDLSRVTSILAKLFSLTDIMKIFNEDNLETFSDMLLNTLSDVPDLQLLVLDSFLRSNTISDEMNNLSNSYFDKYLKLLSLYEKSNVCEFLKTQKILNITYCLNVCKENSIEDAVIYLLIRAGNIEEATVWLLKSFTRSINADIDLCFSIVETSSNLCKDHEMQLSHETVERFWFTVLEVTIFCYKENLEDLHKEKICALIEKIFTMGILRFVNFRVTLTKIIEYDSLLVFFRLPLHNLISDYIMQTFMADNAVSISKDSLNNEFKEGYLFSNRGIVISTSNRMLRTNKPLICPVCKEELGPSIMSGVGNGQKKHTKQGSKSRFKGSTSQTTHANNITPFEQKIGVVVNVPIYGVKNKMDEPSLPEQTISVKNLYNDRLSTFARRNSASKTDSEAHKSPALTILDQRIKRGFGTNLQAEIPVKVFWCKHAFHQECAPTTCPICTE; from the coding sequence ATGAAATTAGAGGAGGTTCTGAATATAATTGAGGTATCAGATGATGATGTTGAAGTAACTGATAACACAAGTACAACTGATAATAAAAAAACACGCCTAAATTATTCTCAGATCATAGACGATTTTTTCAGTGATACGACATCAGATGATTCTGATTCTCTGGGCATTACAGACACTGAATCAACCTCTGCCAATATTTCAACTTCTTTACTGGGAGAAGAGATTCATGCTATTACAGACGATATCAAGGGAAATTCTATCGCAAATTCACCGAAAGAGGTACTTTTATCGCCAAAATCCCCGCAGGTTGAGTTAAACAATGTTACAAATAAGAATGATGAATCCTCCGATTTTGATACTGAGACTCTGGAAAAATGTCAATGCAATATAGATACAGAGACACTTGTAAATCAATTATGTGAGTCATGTGGACCGCTATTTGAttatgtaaaatatggagTTAAAACGAAGTTGCATGACTGGGATAACGTCCACAAATTACACTTTATTCACAATATAGGATCACTCAATTCTTGTTCAACGCCAGTCAGTAATAAAGATGATTCAACAACAGATCCACAAATTGGGATAGATGAAGATGTATCTAATATTTCGCAAGTATTCCTGAAATCATTAGGGTTACCATGTGCCACACTTGAAGATGGTCCAAAGAATAAGTTGGAAATTAAATTCCGTCATACGCTATCAAAACCACTTGAGGaattgaaaatatttgaatATGGTTTGTTTCCACTAGAAAATGTATATAGGCTAAATTCTAGTGGGTCGGAGATTATCATTTCATGCATAGCCTCCAGCACAGATTCCCTAATTGTTGGAACAACACACGGATCAGTGTTTATAACTGATTTATCAAGCTACAATGCGGAACGTCAATTTGGCTCTTATAACGAACAAGAAACCTTTGATTCTAAACCCTGCTCGGCCACCTGGTATGAGATTGATTCACAAAAGGATGTTTCTGTAACCtctttggatattttaCCAAATACAAACTGGGCTACAATCGGTTATAGTAATGGAACCGTTAAACTCATACAAAATTCTAAGACACCCTGGCTAGACAAAAGTTATTCGACCACCAAAGGTGAAGATGATCTAAGAAAGGATGATGTACCTAATCAACAATCTAATTCTAAGAGTCTAGGTATGATGGCAAATGCTGTCTCATCTGCTTTTAGTGGTCTTAAAAAGTCAACCACACATGCAGTGTGTTCGACTCGTGTTTTTGACAATGCAGTTATGATTTCCAAATTCACATTTGATGATTCATGCGAAGAGATCATTTGTTGTAACAAAAAATCCGTGGCAATTCTCACATACTCTAAAACGGTTTTGTCCCATAGTCTAAATGTTAATCATTTGCAGTCGTTGAACAACCGTCTCGCGGATTCGGATAGAATATTAGATATTGTTTGTTTATCTTCGAATCCGCAGTCTAAATTTGTAACTGGTACTGCGGTTGGTGGTGTTTCCGCCATTTTAACTCTTAAAAGTTGTATAATCCTATCATCAAGACCAAAACTATCGGTTTTGTTCACTGTATCTTTGGACAAATTGTTTAATAAGGTTATGCCAATTGATGGTATAAATGTAATCCCAAGTGTTACATGGTTAATATTTAACAATGGGAAAAGGAATGTAAACCCACTGCTACTTATTTCAGTTGGTAATAGGGTGAGATTTATCCTTTGCACGACACAAAATGCCAAAAATGCTCCTTTGCTCAATTGTGCTAATCTTGGAACCCTCAGTTTTCCCTCAAAAATACGGTACATTCACATGGTAACACGCCTTATGTTCGCAATTATGGATGTAGACAAGGTTTTGCACATTGTCCAAATAAATTTGCTTGCTAATCCGATATATTATGACGTTATCAGATCAGTCGATCTAAATGAGCTTAGCATAAACATGGGCTTAGACACGGAAAAATATGGTGAAAACTGGATCTATGACATAGTTGGGAATATTACTGTTCACTCCAAGACCGTAAAAATGATAGCAAAGGGATACAAAAAATTTGCGAATCTGGTAGCAGATTTGTTTCAGGGAAAGAAGGCAGAGGCTTCATTCgatttgaaaaatatttctcTTTTGGTTTCAACACCATTGGGAATTTTTAATATCGAAATAAATTCTTGGATTAAAGTTATAGGTGAACTGGTTGCATCTAAACTTTTCTCGGAGGCTATAGCAATTATAGTGGCTTTATCTGAAGAAATTATCCCAGGTTTATTTGATTTTACAGCATTTAAGACTAATATTAGTCAGTTATTATTATATACCCTCCATCAGGCTTCTGCTCACATTATAAAGCTCGTCAAATTTATGAATGATACCCAATCtttatctccaaatttGTCTCTTGATGAAATTACAAATATAACTGAATCAGACCATAATTGGAAAGTAAAGGTAAAAACAGATGTAGAAAACCAAATCAAAATTCTATGCAATAGCATGATTGATGGGTGTATATTGCTGCAACTTTATGATCCTCTCAATAAGTTGGTTTTTCGCTGCTTTTCTACAATAAAGTTGGAACATATCTTTGTAAAGTCTATTCTCTTGaatttttatcaaaataGGGCGAACTTAACACACTTGGATTCACAAGTACTAGAATCAATTCTCGATACCTATGACAATGTGTTGGATTACATCGTAGATAAATGTATGATTGATATAGAAAATGCTGAAGATCTTATCCTTTTTCTGGATGAAATGAACTTGGGAGGGAGTACTGTGTGCTTGTCTCAAAAGGAAGCTTCAGATATTTGGAAATCTAGTGGTTTAAGTGGCTATAATCAACTTGATCCAATATTGCTAATATATAacattttatcaaacaATCTTGTTAGTATGCAGCTCTTTTGTTTCAAAAACAAAATCCTCATAGATGCAAATAAGGCATTGTGCCGTTTATCTAAACATCACTTGTGGCATGCCCTAATGTATTGCCAGTCAGATATGGCTGAGGATATCTCTGTACTCAtgaacatttacatttctGAAGCTTTGGATAAATGTAGATCTATAGGTACAACGGTTTTATCTCCTGATACCTCAGTAACGAGTAGTATTGATTTGTCTAACACTATTGAATACAATCCTTTGTTATATATTGTTCCATTTGAAACATCTGAAAAACGCTTTATAATTCGTGTTTTGTTTCTCACCCTTAATACTTTTTTGACATTTGGAAATTCTGGCATGGAGACTAAACTCACTACAGAATATTATCGAAATATAATTTCTTTtttattatcttcatcatcgCAAGAAGTAAATGTAGAACTTCCTATAacttcaaaatttgtatatGCTACTCGTGTTCCACAACTAAAAGACGTGAAATTCGACTATTCAAACTTCGGAAATGAGCGTTTTGGTTATGATCCTAGGACTATTGATgatacatttataatgtacAATCTGATGGTCTTATCTCCTAGGTTGCTATTTGTTTGTTTCGCAAATTTGTTCATAAATTGTgatgaatattttgaatcCAATGAAGCCACTATAGGCTCAAAAATTGAAACGTTCAACTTCTTTTTGAGCAATATCATACCATGTATTTACAAACTTGAATCTTCTGTCGATGATTCAAATCAATCTATTGAGTTTATAAGGAACATAAAGACGATGTTGGCGATATTAATACTCGGAACGACTATTTTTACAGAAAATTTCTTTTTGGATCACAGAACTCAAACTTTGGCTATACACTCACTTCTAGACCTTAATAAATATCATAAAAATGCAGTTGTAGTTAATGATATATCATGTTCTTCGAGTGAACTTACAAACACTGAAGGTTTTTTTAACAATAGAAGCTATCATAATATTTTTTCAAAGAAGAAAGGTGAAAGCACAAACTTGCGTGATatagttttaaaaatgtatttAACAGAAGATACATTGGAGCTATTGACATCGTATATACAGAGATCAatttattttatttatTCAACTATTGACCGCAATATGAATTTATCTGATGATTCGaatttcataaatattATGGAAATATGTAAAAACTTTACTTGTATGGCAAAAACTAAGAATATcaaacttcttctttgcGAAGTTTCTGCAAAATTTGAGAGTATATTTAAAGATTATGGATCATCAGGTGAACCATCCTCTGTTTTTCTTTATATAGAAAAATTGATAGAGTATATGAAGATGGATACTGGAAGCAGTTTTTCTCCTGAAAATGTGACACAACTACTTATTTCTGATGTTAATTTCAGGAAGAAGGTAGTGATTGCTGTAATGGATAATTTACCTATGCTTATTAATTTGGACTTGTCAAGGGTTACAAGTATCCTGGCTAAATTATTTTCTCTGACGGAtattatgaaaatattcAACGAAGACAACTTGGAAACGTTTTCAGATATGCTCTTAAATACTCTTTCTGATGTTCCGGATCTTCAACTGTTGGTTTTGGATTCGTTTTTGAGATCGAATACGATATCGGATGAGATGAATAATCTATCAAACTCTTACTTTGATAAATATTTAAAGTTGCTCAGCTTGTACGAAAAATCAAATGTTTGTGAGTTTTTGAAAACTCAAAAGATTCTAAACATTACATATTGTCTAAATGTTTGCAAAGAAAATTCTATTGAGGATGCCGTGATATATCTCTTAATACGTGCTGGGAACATTGAAGAAGCTACTGTGTGGCTATTGAAATCATTTACCAGATCTATAAATGCGGATATAGATTTATGTTTTTCCATAGTAGAAACTTCTTCCAATCTCTGTAAAGACCACGAAATGCAACTTTCACACGAAACAGTAGAAAGGTTTTGGTTTACGGTGTTAGAAGTTACCATTTTTTGCTACAAGgaaaatttggaagatCTCcataaagaaaaaatttGTGCACTCATTGAAAAGATTTTCACAATGGGCATATTAAGATTTGTAAACTTCAGAGTTACCTTGACAAAGATTATAGAGTATGATTCGCTGTTGGTGTTTTTTCGCTTGCCATTACATAATTTAATCTCTGACTACATAATGCAAACATTTATGGCTGATAATGCAGTATCAATATCTAAAGATTCGCTTAATAATGAATTTAAAGAGGGGTATCTGTTTAGTAATAGAGGAATTGTGATAAGCACCTCAAACCGAATGCTCAGAACAAACAAACCTCTAATTTGTCCCGTCTGTAAAGAGGAGCTGGGACCATCCATAATGTCTGGGGTGGGTAATGGTCAAAAAAAACATACAAAGCAGGGTAGCAAATCTAGATTTAAAGGTAGCACATCGCAGACTACTCATGCAAATAACATTACACCATTTGAACAGAAGATTGGAGTCGTGGTAAATGTTCCAATTTATGGtgtaaagaataaaatGGATGAACCTAGTTTACCAGAACAAACAATTAGTGTTAAAAACCTTTATAATGACAGATTATCTACCTTTGCTCGTAGAAACTCGGCATCAAAAACTGATTCTGAAGCACACAAGTCTCCAGCTCTTACAATATTGGACCAACGGATCAAGAGAGGATTTGGCACAAATTTGCAAGCTGAGATCCCCGTAAAGGTATTTTGGTGTAAACACGCGTTCCACCAAGAATGTGCACCAACAACATGTCCTATCTGTACTGAATAA